In Fimbriimonadales bacterium, a genomic segment contains:
- a CDS encoding LL-diaminopimelate aminotransferase: MPKHSRRIEKIPPYLFAEISRIKREMQNRGEEIIDLGIGDPDQPTPEPIVRALQDAAKKPETHRYDESARGWLPFLEAAAKWYEKRFGVSLNPSTEMLEVIGSKEGLAHIVWAFIDEDDGVIVPSPSYPVYRIQSAMCGADIYDLPLKAENHFLPKLEDIPSDVAKKAKLFFVCYPNNPTGAVANSDFYREIVSFCREYDILLIGDMAYSEVTYDGYRSPSLLQVEGAKDCVVEFHSLSKMFNMTGWRIGWACGNPDAIFALSRLKDNIDSKQFPAIAEAAVYALKHGNNEATFALYKKRRDILVDGLNALGWKIEKPKGTFYIWARIPNGESSMEFSERLLKAAKVLVIPGTGYGKYGEGYVRMSITIPGDKDGEVVREVIERIAKIRLVGATL; encoded by the coding sequence ATGCCGAAGCATTCGAGACGAATAGAAAAAATCCCGCCTTATTTATTCGCGGAGATTTCGCGTATCAAACGAGAAATGCAAAACCGAGGCGAAGAAATTATTGACCTCGGCATCGGAGACCCAGACCAACCCACACCAGAGCCTATCGTGAGAGCGTTACAGGATGCCGCAAAAAAACCTGAAACACACCGATATGACGAGTCTGCACGCGGATGGCTTCCGTTTTTAGAAGCGGCAGCGAAATGGTACGAAAAACGCTTCGGGGTTTCCTTGAACCCTTCTACGGAAATGCTCGAGGTTATCGGCAGCAAAGAAGGCTTGGCGCATATCGTTTGGGCGTTCATAGACGAAGACGATGGCGTGATCGTCCCGAGCCCTTCTTATCCCGTTTATCGTATTCAGTCCGCCATGTGTGGTGCTGATATTTACGATTTGCCATTGAAAGCAGAAAATCATTTTTTACCGAAATTGGAAGACATTCCTTCTGATGTTGCGAAGAAAGCGAAACTTTTTTTTGTTTGCTATCCGAATAATCCCACTGGCGCAGTCGCAAATTCAGATTTTTATCGGGAAATCGTTTCGTTTTGTAGGGAATACGACATTCTCTTAATTGGCGATATGGCATATTCCGAAGTGACTTATGACGGATATCGTTCCCCTTCACTTTTGCAAGTCGAAGGCGCGAAGGATTGCGTAGTCGAATTTCATTCTCTCAGCAAGATGTTCAATATGACGGGATGGCGAATCGGTTGGGCTTGCGGCAATCCCGATGCGATATTCGCTTTGAGTCGTTTGAAAGACAATATAGACAGCAAACAATTCCCTGCAATTGCGGAGGCAGCGGTTTACGCTTTGAAGCATGGTAACAACGAGGCAACGTTCGCACTTTATAAAAAACGTCGTGACATCCTCGTGGATGGTTTGAATGCGCTCGGATGGAAAATCGAAAAACCGAAAGGAACGTTTTACATTTGGGCGCGGATTCCGAATGGTGAGTCTTCGATGGAATTCTCTGAAAGATTATTGAAGGCAGCGAAGGTGTTAGTGATTCCGGGAACGGGGTATGGGAAATACGGAGAAGGCTATGTTCGGATGAGCATAACGATTCCGGGAGATAAAGACGGTGAGGTCGTTCGTGAGGTTATCGAGCGCATTGCGAAAATCCGGTTGGTGGGGGCAACCTTATGA
- a CDS encoding DUF5658 family protein, with protein MATAMSLPQRLADHFRRGVPSAILLYAVLSLLDYGFTLAALTEGALELNPALSWFHSQGLFEFVKLSLTLLVCCTAYKIWDKPYVQALMRIANTVMGVVFVYHIILRFL; from the coding sequence ATGGCAACTGCAATGAGCCTTCCTCAACGCTTGGCAGACCATTTTCGCAGGGGCGTTCCGAGTGCTATCCTCCTTTATGCGGTCTTGAGCCTGCTCGATTACGGATTTACCCTAGCCGCACTCACGGAAGGCGCATTAGAACTTAACCCCGCATTGAGCTGGTTTCATTCCCAAGGGCTGTTCGAATTCGTAAAATTGAGCCTTACCTTGCTCGTCTGTTGCACAGCCTACAAAATCTGGGATAAGCCTTACGTACAAGCGCTCATGCGAATAGCGAACACCGTGATGGGTGTAGTGTTCGTGTATCACATCATCCTGCGTTTTCTGTAA
- a CDS encoding M50 family metallopeptidase, whose product MILLQIFVFLLVITAIVVAHELGHYLFARWRGMEVEEFCILGLPVGRRFVLGRTRSGMEITMHPFMPLGGFVKIKGMEPRPDASETRIEGGFYSKGLGSRALVLFGGPLFSILFGWFVLFLTLWAFGDARPAKEPVIGAVLEKYKDPETKQEMFSPAYKAGLREGDKLISVDGKPISNFYDFLVVTRSSPGKTLKVVVERDGKRLTLSLEPVLRENMMIIGPDGDPELNPDGTLKRGNVGWIGALYKIERVDVGFRESAYLATKRSWQVIINTYGTIINWRRVADEVGGPISIGQIVGGAVQSGVETIATVTALISLSIGLINLLPVPMIFDGGHLLVVLIEALRGGKRLSFKTQEMLSRVGIAMLAFLLISVLFLDVKRIFD is encoded by the coding sequence GTGATTCTTTTACAAATCTTCGTCTTCTTATTAGTAATCACAGCCATAGTAGTCGCCCATGAACTCGGGCATTACCTTTTCGCCAGGTGGAGAGGTATGGAGGTGGAGGAGTTTTGTATTTTAGGGCTTCCTGTAGGGAGACGCTTCGTGTTGGGGAGAACTCGGAGCGGCATGGAAATCACGATGCATCCATTCATGCCATTAGGTGGCTTCGTGAAAATCAAGGGAATGGAACCTCGACCCGATGCGAGCGAGACGCGCATCGAAGGAGGTTTTTATTCGAAAGGTTTAGGTTCTCGCGCCCTCGTCCTTTTCGGAGGACCGCTTTTTAGCATACTCTTCGGATGGTTTGTGTTGTTTCTCACCTTGTGGGCATTCGGCGACGCAAGACCTGCAAAAGAACCGGTTATCGGCGCAGTTTTGGAAAAATACAAAGACCCCGAAACGAAGCAAGAGATGTTTTCTCCTGCTTATAAAGCAGGACTTCGAGAAGGGGACAAGTTGATTAGCGTGGATGGGAAACCGATATCGAATTTTTATGACTTTTTGGTCGTTACACGTTCTTCGCCGGGAAAAACACTCAAAGTAGTTGTCGAACGCGATGGCAAACGCTTAACTCTCTCATTAGAACCCGTTCTTCGAGAAAACATGATGATCATCGGACCGGATGGAGACCCGGAGTTGAATCCAGACGGTACGCTGAAACGAGGAAATGTCGGATGGATTGGCGCGCTTTATAAGATTGAAAGGGTGGATGTCGGTTTCAGGGAGTCGGCATATTTGGCGACGAAACGGTCTTGGCAAGTGATTATCAACACGTACGGGACGATCATCAACTGGCGAAGAGTCGCAGACGAAGTGGGAGGTCCTATAAGTATCGGCCAAATCGTCGGGGGGGCTGTTCAATCGGGGGTAGAGACTATCGCTACTGTGACGGCTCTTATCAGCCTCTCCATAGGGTTGATTAATTTGCTTCCGGTGCCTATGATTTTCGATGGTGGGCATTTGCTGGTCGTTCTCATAGAGGCATTGCGGGGGGGCAAGCGTCTTTCTTTCAAGACTCAAGAAATGCTGAGTCGCGTAGGTATCGCTATGCTAGCGTTTTTGTTGATTTCTGTTTTGTTCCTCGATGTGAAACGGATTTTCGATTGA
- a CDS encoding menaquinone biosynthesis decarboxylase, whose translation MYRDFQDFLRALDAAGELRHISYPLSPHLEITEVADRCMKRPDGGPGLLIENPKGFDIPVAINVFGSRKRMSMALGVNDVQEIADELARTLQPDIPTTLSQKIEKFLEILRLAKAIPKTINEGICQEVVFMGNEADLTRLPVLKCWPEDAGPFITLPMVFSHDPNTGKRNVGMYRMQVYDKREVGMHWQMHKVGAEHARLAEEKKQKIEVAVALGGDPVYLFSSVAPLPSAIDEMLFAGFLRKSPPCLVKAKTVNVMIPADAEIVIEGTVDPKELRMEGPFGDHTGYYSMPEPFPVMRVTCITMREKPVYPATIVGIPPMEDGYIGKAIERIFLPLIRLTLPEVLDINLPVEACFHNMAFVKIRKRYPGHAFKVMNALWGLGQLMFSKFIFVFEEDVNVQDLRDVLFRIGANCDPERDSLIVKGPLDHLDHASNLVAFGGKIGFDCTHKWSSEGYPRQWPKLITMSEDVKKRIDSIWKELGL comes from the coding sequence ATGTATCGCGATTTTCAGGATTTTCTGCGCGCATTGGACGCCGCAGGTGAACTTCGTCACATTTCTTATCCCCTAAGCCCTCATTTAGAAATCACCGAAGTCGCCGACCGCTGTATGAAAAGACCTGATGGAGGGCCAGGGCTTCTCATCGAGAACCCGAAGGGATTCGATATTCCCGTAGCAATTAACGTCTTCGGGTCTCGAAAACGGATGAGCATGGCATTAGGCGTGAACGACGTGCAGGAAATCGCAGATGAATTAGCGCGAACGCTTCAGCCGGATATTCCAACGACACTCTCACAAAAAATCGAAAAGTTTTTAGAAATCCTTCGACTCGCAAAAGCGATTCCGAAAACCATAAACGAAGGAATATGTCAAGAAGTCGTTTTTATGGGCAATGAGGCAGATCTCACGCGTTTGCCGGTTTTGAAATGTTGGCCTGAGGATGCAGGTCCGTTTATCACTTTGCCGATGGTCTTTTCGCACGACCCGAATACAGGGAAAAGAAACGTGGGAATGTATCGAATGCAAGTTTACGATAAACGAGAGGTGGGGATGCATTGGCAGATGCATAAGGTTGGCGCCGAACATGCTCGCTTGGCAGAGGAGAAGAAACAAAAGATCGAAGTTGCAGTAGCATTAGGGGGGGATCCGGTTTATCTTTTTTCTTCCGTCGCCCCTTTACCCTCTGCCATAGACGAGATGCTTTTTGCAGGTTTTTTGAGAAAATCTCCTCCTTGTTTGGTGAAGGCGAAGACGGTAAACGTGATGATTCCTGCCGATGCCGAAATCGTCATCGAAGGAACCGTTGACCCGAAAGAACTACGAATGGAAGGTCCTTTCGGTGACCACACCGGTTACTATTCGATGCCAGAACCGTTTCCCGTAATGCGCGTTACGTGCATCACGATGCGCGAGAAGCCTGTCTATCCTGCGACGATTGTAGGAATCCCCCCCATGGAGGATGGATATATCGGGAAAGCCATCGAAAGAATCTTTTTGCCATTGATTCGTTTGACGCTACCCGAAGTTTTGGATATCAACCTTCCGGTGGAAGCGTGTTTTCACAATATGGCATTCGTAAAAATACGAAAGCGCTATCCGGGTCATGCGTTCAAAGTGATGAATGCGCTTTGGGGATTGGGGCAATTGATGTTTTCGAAGTTCATTTTCGTTTTCGAAGAAGATGTAAATGTACAAGATTTGCGTGATGTTCTATTCCGCATCGGAGCCAATTGCGATCCGGAGAGAGATTCCCTCATCGTGAAAGGACCTTTAGATCATTTAGACCATGCGAGCAACCTCGTTGCATTCGGGGGGAAGATAGGGTTCGATTGCACACATAAATGGTCTTCGGAAGGCTATCCTCGCCAATGGCCGAAGTTGATAACGATGTCGGAAGACGTAAAGAAGCGCATCGATAGTATTTGGAAAGAACTGGGACTTTGA
- a CDS encoding ABC transporter permease has translation MSEPKHTRIWRHSLLRHIALRLLWAIPTLIFISLITFATGELAPRDAATLRAGEKATKETIELIRKEMGLDRPFFVRYGEFMFGAARLDFGQSLFQPRTVNEILFQGLGYTAMLAGLAILLASIIGVFFGGLAAVWHDRWIDRLAVGFSTLGICIPSFVLAPILVYIFAVRLSVLPVMWSPNAAWDPLPYLVLPVFILSLRPAAIVTRLTRASMIDTLSQDFIRTAYAKGVPFWRVIFLHGFRNSLVPVVTAIGTSTGFLLTGSFILETFFGIPGLGLASIKAIQQSDYPVIQATVILFAVTFIVINLIVDLLLPLLDPRIRVGGAQ, from the coding sequence ATGAGCGAACCTAAACACACTCGCATTTGGCGTCACTCTTTGCTTCGACATATCGCACTGCGCTTGTTGTGGGCGATTCCTACTTTGATCTTTATCAGTTTGATTACGTTTGCCACAGGTGAACTCGCCCCCCGTGATGCCGCAACGCTCCGCGCAGGAGAAAAAGCAACGAAAGAGACCATCGAATTAATTCGAAAGGAAATGGGTCTCGACCGACCGTTTTTCGTAAGGTATGGAGAATTCATGTTCGGGGCTGCTCGATTGGATTTCGGTCAGTCTCTATTTCAACCGAGAACCGTAAACGAAATTCTTTTCCAAGGATTAGGTTATACAGCGATGTTAGCGGGGTTAGCGATTCTTCTCGCTTCGATTATCGGAGTGTTCTTTGGAGGTCTTGCCGCAGTTTGGCACGATAGATGGATTGATCGATTGGCTGTAGGTTTTTCGACATTGGGAATATGCATACCGAGTTTCGTGCTCGCACCTATTTTGGTTTACATTTTCGCAGTTCGATTGAGTGTTCTTCCTGTTATGTGGTCTCCAAATGCCGCTTGGGACCCGCTGCCTTATCTCGTGTTACCTGTATTTATTCTTTCCTTGCGTCCTGCGGCTATCGTCACGCGACTGACACGTGCAAGCATGATCGACACTCTGAGTCAAGATTTCATTCGCACCGCTTATGCAAAAGGCGTTCCCTTTTGGCGAGTCATATTTTTGCATGGTTTTCGAAATTCCCTTGTTCCCGTTGTTACCGCGATAGGAACTTCGACGGGCTTTTTGCTAACAGGTTCTTTTATCCTCGAAACATTCTTCGGTATTCCGGGTTTAGGACTGGCTTCGATTAAAGCGATTCAGCAAAGCGATTATCCTGTAATTCAAGCGACTGTAATTCTGTTTGCGGTTACTTTTATTGTCATCAATCTCATCGTGGATTTGCTTCTCCCGCTTTTGGACCCTCGAATAAGGGTTGGGGGGGCACAATGA
- a CDS encoding folylpolyglutamate synthase/dihydrofolate synthase family protein — MRSFVRLSSALRKSGWWGQPYEVSSVEKLSSGTRTPVNYSEALSYIGSLKKRGWRLGLDRMQEFLKRVGNPHEDLKFLHVAGTNGKGSVTAMLQSILTEAGYRTGGFYSPYVFDFRERIQINRELIPTEEVAGLTELLKPVSEKMEGTSLGGPTEFEFKTAMGFLFWKKMVCDYVCLEVGLGGRLDATNVVTPVISIITEIGLDHQQYLGETIEEIAGEKGGIIKPGIPCVCGATNPNAQKTIKEIAKDRNALFWQLGKEIVLEKANEHYRVFTPVSRHDGLYTNLLGSFQARNMAVAVGALDASGIVYSEKALIDGLKKVCLPGRMQVVCEEPFVLMDGAHNPQAAEQVMQSIEECFPEKKIRLVFSSSLGHNSRETLSAFSRKIKCLYLTTMENERSMGMEELLSVAREAGIEGTKTRQYSSPKEALAKACEDWQKGEIILVTGSFYLLSEALPALVPFKTDRKKKNEKVG, encoded by the coding sequence GTGAGGTCGTTCGTGAGGTTATCGAGCGCATTGCGAAAATCCGGTTGGTGGGGGCAACCTTATGAGGTGAGTTCAGTCGAAAAATTATCGAGCGGCACTCGAACACCTGTGAACTATTCCGAAGCACTTTCCTATATCGGTTCCTTGAAGAAACGAGGGTGGCGTTTGGGCTTAGACCGCATGCAAGAGTTCTTAAAACGCGTAGGAAATCCCCATGAAGACTTAAAATTTCTGCATGTCGCGGGGACGAATGGGAAAGGAAGTGTTACGGCAATGCTTCAATCGATATTGACGGAAGCAGGTTATCGCACGGGGGGGTTTTACTCTCCCTATGTATTCGATTTCCGAGAAAGAATTCAAATCAATCGAGAACTCATCCCCACCGAGGAAGTAGCGGGTTTGACAGAGTTATTGAAGCCGGTTTCGGAAAAAATGGAAGGAACTTCTTTAGGCGGTCCCACGGAATTCGAATTCAAAACCGCTATGGGTTTTTTGTTTTGGAAAAAGATGGTTTGCGATTATGTTTGTCTCGAAGTGGGTTTAGGAGGACGCTTGGATGCGACGAATGTCGTAACACCTGTGATCTCGATCATCACAGAAATCGGACTCGACCATCAGCAATATTTGGGCGAAACCATAGAGGAGATCGCAGGAGAAAAGGGGGGGATCATCAAGCCTGGCATCCCTTGCGTATGCGGAGCGACGAATCCCAATGCGCAAAAAACGATAAAGGAAATTGCGAAAGATAGAAACGCTCTCTTTTGGCAGTTGGGAAAGGAAATCGTTCTCGAAAAAGCGAATGAACATTACCGTGTGTTTACACCGGTTTCTCGTCATGATGGACTGTATACGAATCTATTAGGCAGTTTTCAAGCGAGGAATATGGCAGTAGCCGTCGGTGCTTTGGACGCATCGGGAATTGTTTATTCGGAAAAGGCATTGATCGATGGCTTGAAAAAAGTGTGCCTTCCTGGGCGTATGCAAGTCGTATGCGAAGAACCCTTCGTTCTCATGGATGGCGCGCATAACCCACAAGCCGCCGAGCAAGTCATGCAATCCATCGAAGAATGTTTTCCAGAAAAAAAGATTCGGTTAGTGTTCTCATCCTCGCTCGGGCATAATTCCAGAGAAACATTAAGTGCATTCAGTCGCAAGATAAAGTGCCTATACCTCACGACAATGGAGAACGAGCGCTCAATGGGTATGGAAGAGTTACTTAGCGTTGCACGAGAAGCAGGGATCGAAGGGACTAAAACAAGGCAGTATTCTTCACCGAAAGAAGCATTAGCGAAAGCCTGCGAGGATTGGCAAAAGGGAGAAATTATTTTGGTTACGGGTAGCTTTTATCTTCTTTCCGAAGCGTTACCTGCATTAGTTCCTTTCAAAACGGACAGAAAGAAGAAAAATGAGAAGGTAGGATAG
- a CDS encoding YdeI/OmpD-associated family protein yields the protein MKTQKGVNVPDDFARELQKNAKALAAFEAMPPSHQREYIGAIEEAKKPETRQRRIAGAIEAILQWETERQNRKK from the coding sequence ATGAAAACGCAAAAAGGAGTAAACGTTCCTGATGATTTTGCTCGGGAACTTCAGAAAAACGCGAAAGCCCTCGCTGCGTTCGAGGCAATGCCCCCTTCGCACCAACGAGAGTACATCGGAGCAATCGAAGAAGCCAAGAAGCCCGAGACGAGGCAACGAAGAATCGCTGGCGCAATCGAGGCGATTCTCCAATGGGAAACAGAACGACAAAACCGCAAAAAATAA
- a CDS encoding ABC transporter substrate-binding protein, protein MKNVMKFLSSLALFGLIAFLLAVFAGCRREGGGYSKEDHLLIYPIPNDPTTLDPAAVEDGDTIDVLQQIYEGLVKWNTKTEVVPNLAERWEISKDGKTYTFYLKKGVKFHSGREMTAHDVKYSWDRAANPEIQSPTVDGYMMDLVGFEDVRAKKTDSISGVEVVDDYTLRVHIKEPKAYWIMYLEYPCYFIVDKESIGMERITNPAQVVGTGPFKLGEYAQSQYVELVRFDEYHGGAPKLRKVRRIIAGDAQTRRQLFEAGEVDWVQLERQDKKWVDQHPEFRSMLQIVDRPAIWYLGFSLREYPPFRDKRVRVAFAMAINKDRIIADGLDGVNQKAEGIIPPGIPGYNPEFRGYPFDVERARALLAEAGYPNGKGLPPLQLYCRADRHDAKIVSQMIQQDLLNNLGVRIDLKPMEWGALLKLRADGKLPLFHLRWHADYPDPQNFLSFMLHSKARENTLGYSNPEFDRLCDTADRMMGNPEKRLELYRRAEKIAVEDAIWVPIYFQRDLELLRPYVSGIERSLMGPLPLVNADVIRSK, encoded by the coding sequence ATGAAGAACGTTATGAAATTCCTTTCGAGCCTTGCCCTTTTTGGACTTATAGCCTTCCTACTTGCAGTTTTTGCTGGTTGCAGAAGAGAAGGAGGCGGGTACTCGAAAGAAGACCACCTTTTGATTTATCCGATTCCCAACGACCCGACGACGCTCGACCCTGCCGCGGTGGAGGACGGGGATACGATAGACGTTCTGCAACAGATTTATGAAGGACTGGTGAAGTGGAATACGAAGACCGAAGTCGTGCCGAATTTAGCGGAACGATGGGAAATCTCGAAAGACGGAAAAACATATACTTTTTATCTCAAAAAGGGAGTGAAGTTTCATTCGGGTCGGGAGATGACTGCGCACGATGTGAAATATTCTTGGGACAGAGCCGCAAATCCTGAAATTCAAAGCCCCACCGTAGATGGTTACATGATGGATTTGGTGGGATTCGAAGATGTTCGTGCAAAAAAAACGGATTCGATATCTGGTGTGGAAGTCGTGGACGATTACACGCTTAGAGTGCACATCAAAGAGCCGAAAGCATATTGGATAATGTATTTGGAGTATCCGTGTTATTTCATCGTAGACAAAGAATCCATCGGGATGGAGCGGATAACGAACCCTGCACAAGTAGTCGGCACAGGTCCTTTCAAATTAGGAGAATATGCACAGTCGCAATACGTAGAGTTAGTGCGTTTCGATGAGTATCATGGCGGCGCGCCAAAACTTCGAAAGGTGCGAAGAATCATAGCGGGAGATGCACAAACCAGGCGACAACTTTTCGAGGCTGGCGAAGTGGACTGGGTGCAGTTAGAGCGTCAAGACAAAAAATGGGTAGATCAACATCCCGAATTTCGCTCGATGCTGCAAATCGTAGACCGTCCAGCAATTTGGTATTTAGGTTTTAGCCTTAGAGAATATCCCCCCTTTAGAGATAAGCGAGTTCGGGTTGCTTTCGCGATGGCGATTAATAAAGATAGAATTATCGCTGACGGTTTGGATGGAGTAAATCAGAAAGCAGAAGGCATAATCCCCCCCGGTATTCCTGGCTATAATCCAGAATTTCGCGGATATCCTTTCGATGTCGAGCGGGCAAGAGCGCTTTTGGCAGAGGCGGGCTATCCCAATGGCAAAGGGCTCCCCCCCTTACAATTGTATTGCCGAGCGGACCGTCACGATGCGAAAATCGTCTCCCAAATGATCCAGCAGGATTTGCTCAACAATCTGGGAGTGAGAATAGACTTAAAGCCGATGGAGTGGGGGGCGTTGTTGAAATTACGAGCTGATGGAAAACTTCCGCTTTTCCATTTGAGGTGGCACGCGGATTATCCAGACCCTCAAAACTTTTTGAGTTTTATGCTTCATTCGAAAGCGAGAGAAAACACACTCGGCTATTCCAATCCTGAATTCGATAGGCTTTGCGATACGGCGGATAGGATGATGGGAAACCCTGAAAAACGTCTCGAACTCTATCGAAGAGCGGAAAAGATTGCAGTGGAAGACGCGATTTGGGTACCGATTTATTTCCAAAGGGATTTGGAATTATTGCGTCCTTACGTGAGCGGAATAGAACGCTCGTTAATGGGGCCGTTGCCGCTCGTCAATGCCGATGTAATTCGGAGTAAATGA
- a CDS encoding DoxX family protein: MKLHNLLFGGSGANSLVGEFGAFIIRFAFGLTLMLAHGLGKLPPNAKFIEGVGNLGFPVPEFFAWCSALAEFLGGALLAVGLLTRLAALSIVINMAVAYFMVHGADPFQKKEMAMLYGVVALGFLFFGGGKLSLDGVISKR; this comes from the coding sequence ATGAAACTTCATAATTTGCTTTTCGGTGGTTCTGGAGCGAATTCACTCGTTGGGGAGTTCGGAGCATTTATTATTCGTTTCGCATTCGGCCTAACGTTGATGCTGGCGCACGGTCTCGGAAAACTCCCCCCGAATGCGAAATTCATCGAAGGTGTCGGGAATTTAGGTTTTCCTGTCCCGGAATTTTTTGCGTGGTGTTCAGCGTTAGCAGAATTTTTGGGTGGGGCATTGTTAGCGGTAGGTCTTTTGACGCGATTGGCGGCTTTATCTATCGTGATTAATATGGCGGTTGCGTATTTTATGGTTCACGGGGCTGATCCCTTTCAGAAAAAAGAGATGGCGATGCTTTATGGGGTTGTCGCTTTGGGTTTTCTCTTTTTCGGGGGGGGTAAATTGAGTTTAGATGGCGTGATTTCGAAACGTTGA
- a CDS encoding ABC transporter permease, producing MIRSVVFWGSAIYLILLLLFALFGTLRYDVTQTVGRPFEAPSEKFWLGTDELGRDVFSRLAYGARVSLGIGVSVELCAIIIALLIGTAAGYGARWFDNILMRFTDAMFAFPDILLAILIIGVIGASDVTQRIPLLGFLPDKVVAALPVFAALGVVAWPSLARLVRNQVLSLKEREFVLASRALGAGHAHIVFRHILPHLFGLISAVAMVEMAMIILAESSLSFLGIGIQPPYPSWGSMINESRAHLAAHPILLLWPCLTLSVTILALNFVGDGLRDRLDPRMIR from the coding sequence ATGATTCGAAGTGTCGTCTTTTGGGGAAGTGCGATTTATTTAATTCTGCTTTTACTTTTCGCCTTGTTCGGAACTTTGCGTTATGATGTGACACAAACCGTAGGACGACCTTTCGAAGCACCGAGCGAAAAGTTTTGGTTAGGAACAGACGAATTGGGACGAGATGTTTTTTCTCGTTTGGCGTATGGTGCAAGGGTAAGTTTGGGTATCGGAGTATCCGTCGAACTATGCGCGATTATCATCGCCCTTCTCATCGGCACAGCAGCAGGTTATGGAGCGCGATGGTTCGACAACATTCTCATGCGATTTACGGATGCGATGTTTGCCTTTCCGGATATTTTGTTAGCAATTCTAATTATCGGCGTTATTGGAGCATCGGACGTTACACAAAGAATCCCATTGCTGGGCTTTCTTCCCGATAAAGTCGTAGCCGCTTTGCCGGTATTCGCAGCCCTCGGTGTAGTTGCCTGGCCAAGCCTCGCAAGGCTCGTTCGCAACCAAGTTTTGAGTCTTAAAGAACGAGAATTCGTTTTAGCATCACGAGCATTAGGTGCGGGTCACGCCCATATCGTCTTTCGCCACATCCTCCCGCACCTTTTCGGTCTTATTTCTGCAGTGGCGATGGTCGAAATGGCGATGATTATTCTTGCGGAGAGTTCTTTGAGCTTTTTAGGGATAGGGATTCAGCCACCGTATCCCAGTTGGGGCTCGATGATCAATGAATCACGCGCACATTTGGCTGCTCATCCAATTCTTCTTTTATGGCCTTGCCTTACATTGAGCGTGACGATACTTGCTTTGAATTTCGTGGGTGACGGATTGAGAGACAGGCTCGACCCGAGAATGATACGGTAA
- a CDS encoding DUF72 domain-containing protein, translated as MRKKKVRAFVGTSGWQYDHWKDILYKGVPKSKWLSHYAKIFPAVEVNASFYHLLKKETYERWAEETPDEFRFCIKGNRFLTHNKKLEAPEESIELEKSRASGLGKKLAVVLWQMPRSLRKDIEKLIRFAEALKAWKSTRHALEFRRKEWFDDETANCLKRYGLANVISDAKDWPMWEAVTTDLVYIRLHGHEQTYVSSYSDKELRNWAKKIDVWLEEGKEVYVFFDNDAAGAAPPNALKLMKLLGISNSVSLLGK; from the coding sequence TTGCGTAAGAAAAAAGTTCGCGCTTTCGTGGGAACGAGTGGATGGCAATACGACCATTGGAAGGATATTTTATATAAAGGCGTACCTAAAAGTAAGTGGTTGAGCCATTACGCAAAGATTTTTCCAGCGGTCGAAGTGAATGCGTCGTTTTATCACTTATTGAAAAAAGAAACCTACGAGCGTTGGGCGGAAGAAACCCCCGATGAGTTTCGATTTTGTATCAAAGGGAATCGCTTTCTTACGCACAATAAAAAGTTAGAGGCACCAGAAGAGAGTATCGAACTCGAAAAATCTCGCGCGTCGGGGTTAGGGAAAAAACTCGCTGTCGTTTTATGGCAAATGCCGCGAAGTTTGCGAAAAGATATCGAGAAACTAATACGCTTTGCAGAGGCTCTGAAAGCCTGGAAATCAACCCGTCATGCACTCGAGTTCCGACGCAAAGAGTGGTTCGACGATGAAACGGCAAATTGTCTGAAAAGATATGGTTTGGCAAATGTGATTTCCGATGCCAAAGATTGGCCCATGTGGGAGGCGGTAACGACGGATTTGGTTTATATTCGTTTGCACGGCCACGAACAAACGTATGTCTCCTCCTATTCGGATAAAGAACTTCGTAACTGGGCTAAGAAAATCGACGTTTGGCTCGAGGAAGGCAAAGAAGTTTATGTCTTCTTCGATAACGACGCAGCAGGCGCTGCACCACCGAACGCGCTAAAGTTGATGAAATTGCTGGGAATAAGCAACAGCGTTTCTTTACTCGGGAAATAA